From a single Nicotiana tomentosiformis chromosome 2, ASM39032v3, whole genome shotgun sequence genomic region:
- the LOC104099228 gene encoding gibberellin receptor GID1B-like, with protein MAGSNEINANESKRVVPLNTWILISNFKLSYNMLRRPDGTFDRDLAEFLDRKVPTNSIPVDGVYSFDVFDRVTSLLNRVYRSAPENEADWGKLELEKPLSTTEIVPVIIYFHGGSFTHSSANSAIYDTFCRRLVKICKAVVVSVNYRRSPEHRYPCAYDDGWAALKWVQSRTWLQSGKDLKVHVYLAGDSSGGNIAHHVAVRAAEAGVEVLGNIHLHPMFGGQKRTESEKRLDGKYFVTVQDRDWYWRAYLPEGEDRDHPACNIFGPRSSSLEGLRFPKSLVVVAGLDLSQDWQLAYVEGLEKSGHEVKLLFLEQATIGFYFLPNNDHFPCLMEEITSFIHANCS; from the exons ATGGCTGGCAGTAATGAAATTAATGCTAATGAATCTAAG AGGGTGGTTCCACTTAATACATGGATACTTATATCCAATTTCAAGCTTTCTTACAACATGCTTCGTCGGCCTGATGGCACGTTTGACCGTGATTTAGCTGAGTTCCTAGATCGGAAGGTCCCTACAAACTCCATTCCAGTCGATGGGGTTTATTCTTTTGATGTATTTGATCGGGTGACGAGCCTTCTTAATCGAGTGTATCGATCTGCTCCTGAGAATGAGGCTGATTGGGGTAAACTAGAACTCGAGAAACCTTTGAGCACCACTGAAATCGTTCCCGTTATAATTTATTTCCACGGCGGGAGTTTTACTCATTCCTCGGCCAATAGTGCTATTTATGATACGTTTTGTCGTCGCCTTGTTAAGATTTGCAAGGCTGTTGTTGTTTCTGTGAACTATCGACGATCGCCAGAACATCGATATCCATGTGCATATGACGATGGATGGGCTGCTCTAAAATGGGTCCAATCAAGAACATGGCTTCAAAGTGGGAAGGACTTGAAAGTTCACGTCTACTTAGCTGGTGATAGTTCTGGTGGTAATATCGCTCACCACGTTGCAGTAAGGGCTGCTGAAGCAGGTGTCGAAGTATTAGGTAATATCCATCTTCATCCAATGTTTGGTGGGCAAAAGAGGACAGAATCCGAGAAAAGATTGGACGGGAAATACTTTGTAACGGTTCAAGACAGGGATTGGTACTGGAGAGCATATCTACCAGAAGGAGAAGATAGAGATCATCCAGCTTGTAATATATTTGGCCCGAGGAGTAGTAGTCTTGAAGGACTAAGGTTTCCAAAGAGTTTAGTTGTCGTAGCTGGTTTGGATCTTAGTCAAGATTGGCAATTGGCATACGTCGAAGGTTTGGAAAAATCCGGGCATGAGGTGAAGCTCCTATTTCTAGAACAGGCAACAATCGGTTTTTACTTTTTGCCTAACAACGATCACTTTCCTTGCCTAATGGAGGAGATAACGAGCTTCATCCATGCTAACTGTTCTTAG